The following are encoded together in the Halopiger aswanensis genome:
- the purB gene encoding adenylosuccinate lyase: MTETDALYAVSPLDGRYSSRTAPLSPYASEAALMRARVRVEVEYLIALADLEATPLEIDPEEREHLRGLYEHFAQEDAELIKKLETEGHAGFEATNHDVKAVEYFVRHRLPEGSDASAWIHFGLTSEDVNNLAHRLLVRGAVDEVLLPELYEVRDKLAEMARDYRDLPMLARTHGQPATPTTFGKEMAVYASRLGRATGRIRRATDALSGKLGGASGTYAAHVAAYPDVDWQAFAEAFVTDGLGLAFEPLTTQVNPCDDLAAVFDAVRGANNVLLDLDLDVWLYVSDRYLGQEAVEGETGSSTMPHKVNPIDFENSEGNLSKANSDLEFLADYITTSRLQRDLSDSTVKRNIGAAFAHCLIGYGKTRAGLEKVVPNEPVMREDLESTPEIIGEAVQTILRREGQEDAYEQVKALTRGKDVTLADFRDLFDDLEVDESVREELRKLTPAGYTGVADELVDDLQHRERTE, translated from the coding sequence ATGACCGAGACAGACGCACTGTACGCCGTCTCGCCGCTCGACGGCCGGTACAGCAGCCGGACCGCCCCGCTGTCGCCGTACGCGAGCGAGGCCGCGCTCATGCGCGCTCGCGTCCGCGTCGAAGTCGAGTACCTCATCGCGCTGGCCGACCTCGAGGCCACGCCGCTGGAAATCGATCCGGAGGAACGCGAACACCTGCGGGGGCTGTACGAGCACTTCGCCCAAGAGGACGCCGAACTCATCAAGAAACTCGAGACGGAGGGCCACGCCGGCTTCGAGGCGACCAACCACGACGTCAAGGCGGTCGAGTACTTCGTCCGCCACCGGCTGCCCGAGGGCAGCGACGCCTCGGCGTGGATCCACTTCGGGTTGACCAGCGAGGACGTGAACAACCTCGCCCACCGGCTGCTCGTTCGCGGTGCGGTCGACGAGGTGCTCCTGCCGGAACTGTACGAGGTCCGCGACAAATTGGCTGAGATGGCGCGGGACTACCGCGACCTTCCGATGCTGGCCCGCACTCACGGCCAGCCGGCCACGCCGACCACCTTCGGCAAGGAGATGGCGGTGTACGCCTCGCGACTCGGCCGGGCGACCGGTCGCATTCGGCGAGCGACCGACGCCCTCAGCGGGAAACTCGGCGGCGCCTCGGGAACCTACGCCGCCCACGTCGCGGCCTACCCCGACGTCGACTGGCAGGCCTTCGCCGAGGCGTTCGTCACGGACGGGCTGGGCCTCGCGTTCGAACCCCTCACCACGCAGGTCAACCCCTGCGACGACCTCGCGGCGGTCTTCGACGCCGTCCGCGGCGCGAACAACGTCCTGCTCGATCTGGATCTGGACGTCTGGCTCTACGTCTCCGACCGCTACCTCGGCCAGGAGGCCGTCGAGGGCGAGACTGGATCGTCGACGATGCCCCACAAGGTCAACCCGATCGACTTCGAGAACAGCGAGGGCAACCTCTCGAAAGCGAACTCGGATCTCGAGTTCCTCGCCGACTATATCACCACCTCGCGGCTCCAGCGGGACCTCTCGGACTCGACGGTCAAGCGCAACATCGGCGCGGCATTCGCGCACTGCCTCATCGGCTACGGCAAGACGCGGGCCGGCCTCGAGAAGGTCGTCCCCAACGAGCCAGTCATGCGCGAGGACCTCGAGTCGACCCCCGAGATCATCGGCGAGGCCGTCCAGACGATCCTCCGCCGCGAGGGCCAGGAGGACGCCTACGAGCAGGTCAAGGCGCTCACCCGTGGCAAGGACGTCACGCTCGCGGACTTCCGCGACCTGTTCGACGACCTCGAGGTCGACGAGAGCGTTCGCGAGGAACTGCGGAAGCTGACGCCGGCCGGCTACACCGGCGTCGCCGACGAGTTGGTCGACGACCTCCAGCACCGCGAGCGGACCGAGTAA
- the purH gene encoding bifunctional phosphoribosylaminoimidazolecarboxamide formyltransferase/IMP cyclohydrolase encodes MTRIAGMAGNRGRNLLNIADRRPGGAELAVVLTNDADAPVLEAAAERGVPTEVVPLEDGMSRREHEEAVLEALSEYDFDLVCLDGYMRILSDTFLSEAPTTLNVHPALLPSFPGTDAWGDALEAGVSVTGCTVHVVTDATDENGEVVESEVDAGPIVTQEPIPVYEGDDEETLKERVLYEGEFRAYPRAVKWFAEDAVDVDLEAGEVTVAADVAGVEDADHDGLPNRRLVADDRADTLRYGENPHQDAAVYADYTCDEASVVHADQLNEGAKALSYNNYNDADGALNLIKEFDEPAAAVIKHTNPAGCATADSLAEAYEKALSTDPMSAFGGIVALNRECDAATAEQIIDSFKEVVVAPGYTDDALEVLFGKENLRVLDVGELGERTERFTEKPLVGGRLVQERDLQSISVDDLEIVTEREPTEAELETMVFAWQTLKHVKSNGILFADGTETVGIGMGQVSRVDAVRLAAMKADEHAEGKDAEGAVMASDAFFPFPDGIEEAAEAGIEAVIQPGGSVNDEDVIEAADEHGMAMAFTGQRSFRHD; translated from the coding sequence ATGACGCGAATCGCCGGGATGGCCGGCAACCGAGGGCGTAATCTGTTGAACATCGCCGACAGACGGCCGGGCGGCGCCGAACTCGCCGTCGTCCTGACGAACGACGCGGACGCGCCGGTGCTCGAGGCCGCCGCCGAGCGCGGGGTTCCGACCGAGGTCGTCCCGCTCGAGGACGGTATGAGCCGCCGCGAGCACGAGGAAGCCGTGCTCGAGGCCCTCTCGGAGTACGACTTCGACCTGGTCTGTCTCGACGGCTACATGCGCATCCTCTCGGACACCTTCCTTTCGGAAGCGCCGACGACGCTGAACGTCCACCCTGCCCTGCTACCGTCGTTCCCGGGAACGGACGCCTGGGGCGACGCGCTCGAGGCTGGCGTCTCGGTCACGGGCTGTACGGTCCACGTCGTCACTGACGCGACCGACGAGAACGGCGAGGTCGTCGAGTCGGAGGTCGACGCCGGCCCGATCGTCACCCAGGAGCCGATCCCGGTCTACGAGGGCGACGACGAGGAGACGCTGAAGGAACGGGTCCTCTACGAGGGCGAGTTCCGCGCCTATCCGCGGGCGGTAAAGTGGTTCGCCGAGGACGCCGTCGACGTGGATCTCGAGGCCGGCGAAGTGACGGTGGCGGCCGACGTGGCCGGCGTCGAGGACGCCGATCACGACGGCCTGCCGAATCGCCGTCTCGTCGCCGACGATCGGGCGGACACCCTCCGCTACGGGGAGAACCCTCACCAGGACGCCGCCGTCTACGCCGACTACACCTGCGACGAGGCCAGCGTCGTCCACGCCGACCAGTTGAACGAGGGCGCGAAGGCGCTGTCGTACAACAACTACAACGACGCCGACGGCGCCCTGAACCTCATCAAGGAGTTCGACGAGCCCGCGGCGGCGGTCATCAAGCACACCAACCCGGCCGGCTGTGCGACCGCCGATTCGCTGGCCGAGGCCTACGAGAAGGCCCTCTCGACGGACCCGATGAGCGCCTTCGGCGGCATCGTCGCGCTGAACCGCGAGTGCGACGCCGCGACGGCCGAGCAGATTATCGACTCGTTCAAGGAGGTCGTCGTCGCGCCCGGCTACACCGACGACGCCCTCGAGGTGCTCTTCGGGAAGGAGAACCTGCGCGTGCTCGACGTCGGCGAACTCGGCGAGCGAACGGAGCGGTTCACCGAGAAGCCGTTGGTCGGCGGCCGACTCGTGCAGGAACGGGACCTGCAGTCGATCTCCGTCGACGACCTCGAGATCGTCACCGAGCGCGAGCCGACGGAGGCGGAACTCGAGACGATGGTGTTCGCGTGGCAGACCCTGAAACACGTCAAGTCTAACGGGATCCTCTTCGCCGACGGCACGGAGACGGTCGGCATCGGCATGGGACAGGTGTCCCGCGTCGACGCGGTGCGGCTGGCGGCGATGAAGGCCGACGAGCACGCCGAAGGGAAGGACGCCGAGGGCGCGGTCATGGCCTCGGACGCCTTCTTCCCGTTCCCGGACGGCATCGAGGAGGCCGCCGAGGCGGGCATCGAGGCGGTGATCCAGCCCGGCGGCTCGGTCAACGACGAGGACGTGATCGAGGCCGCGGACGAGCACGGAATGGCGATGGCGTTTACGGGCCAGCGGTCCTTTAGACACGACTGA
- the cysK gene encoding cysteine synthase A, translating to MNDDSDTATTLAVANGVDELIGNTPLLRLDAFADNLFGKVEAANPYSVKDRIAREMIGAAERAGALEPGGTVVESTSGNTGIGLAAVCAARGYDCVLTMPESMSTERRQLLRALGAELELTPAEDGMGGANERAEAIVAERDDAIMARQFENEANPTAHRETTGPEIWAATDGDVDAVVAGVGTGGTITGVSEYIKEDRGETAFTSVAVEPAESPTLSELSSDGHDIQGIGPGFVPDILRTELIDEVRAVEAADAKDAARTLGRTEGLLVGISAGAALSAAADYAAEHPDELVVTVLPDTGERYLSTDLYDLE from the coding sequence ATGAACGACGATAGCGATACCGCGACGACCCTCGCGGTCGCGAACGGCGTCGACGAACTGATCGGAAACACGCCGCTGCTTCGACTGGACGCCTTCGCCGACAACCTCTTCGGCAAGGTCGAGGCGGCGAACCCCTACTCGGTCAAGGATCGAATCGCCCGCGAGATGATCGGGGCGGCCGAGCGAGCGGGCGCGCTCGAGCCCGGCGGGACCGTCGTCGAATCCACCAGCGGCAACACCGGGATCGGGCTGGCGGCCGTCTGCGCCGCCCGCGGCTACGACTGCGTGCTGACGATGCCCGAGTCCATGTCGACTGAACGCCGCCAGCTCCTGCGGGCGCTCGGCGCGGAACTGGAACTGACGCCCGCCGAGGACGGCATGGGCGGGGCAAACGAGCGCGCCGAGGCGATCGTCGCCGAGCGCGACGACGCGATCATGGCGCGCCAGTTCGAGAACGAGGCGAATCCGACGGCCCACAGGGAGACGACCGGCCCCGAGATATGGGCGGCGACCGACGGGGATGTCGACGCGGTCGTCGCCGGCGTCGGCACCGGCGGGACGATCACCGGCGTCTCGGAGTACATAAAAGAGGACCGGGGCGAAACCGCCTTCACATCGGTGGCGGTCGAACCGGCCGAGTCGCCGACGCTCTCGGAACTCAGTAGCGACGGCCACGACATCCAGGGGATCGGCCCCGGATTCGTCCCCGACATCCTCCGGACCGAACTGATCGACGAGGTCCGGGCGGTCGAGGCGGCCGACGCGAAGGACGCCGCTCGGACGCTGGGTCGCACCGAAGGGCTGCTGGTCGGCATCTCCGCCGGCGCGGCGCTGTCGGCCGCCGCCGACTACGCGGCCGAACACCCGGACGAACTGGTCGTTACCGTCCTGCCTGACACCGGCGAACGGTACCTTTCGACCGACCTCTACGACCTCGAGTGA
- a CDS encoding SIMPL domain-containing protein codes for MATNRRQFLAASGVGIAAAMAGCASNAMSDDEGAPSTNGTGSDDSDGREITVSASGEVEAEPDKATISVGVEARGETAEAVTDELAAGAEQLRQAFDDLEIPEENVEEGRYRVRPEPSRDGESEVIRGTHSFEVTLEDVERVGDVIDAAVEAGADDIGRVNFTLQEETRDQLRKEAIDQALANADDEAAYIADNRGVELAGTKSVTTSDMQVHGVSHAVGYSAGAAEDAAAPRTEIDADPVTVSASVTVTYAFDEGA; via the coding sequence ATGGCTACGAATCGACGACAGTTCCTCGCGGCGTCGGGTGTCGGCATCGCAGCGGCGATGGCAGGGTGTGCGAGCAACGCGATGAGCGACGACGAAGGGGCACCGTCGACGAACGGAACCGGTTCCGACGACAGCGACGGCCGGGAAATTACCGTCAGCGCGAGCGGCGAGGTCGAGGCCGAGCCCGATAAGGCGACGATCTCCGTCGGCGTCGAAGCGCGCGGGGAAACCGCCGAGGCCGTCACCGACGAACTGGCGGCCGGCGCCGAGCAGCTACGGCAGGCCTTCGACGACCTCGAGATTCCGGAGGAAAACGTCGAAGAGGGCCGGTACCGCGTTAGACCCGAACCGAGTCGGGACGGCGAAAGCGAGGTGATCCGCGGCACCCACTCGTTCGAGGTGACCCTCGAGGACGTCGAGCGGGTCGGCGACGTGATCGACGCCGCCGTCGAGGCGGGGGCCGACGACATCGGTCGCGTCAACTTCACGCTGCAGGAGGAAACGCGCGACCAGCTCCGGAAGGAAGCGATCGATCAGGCGCTGGCGAACGCCGACGACGAAGCCGCGTACATCGCCGACAACCGCGGCGTCGAACTCGCCGGGACGAAATCGGTGACGACCAGCGACATGCAAGTCCACGGGGTGAGCCACGCCGTCGGCTACAGCGCGGGCGCTGCAGAGGACGCCGCAGCACCGCGGACCGAGATCGATGCCGACCCCGTGACCGTCTCCGCGAGCGTGACGGTCACCTACGCGTTCGACGAGGGCGCGTAG
- a CDS encoding ABC transporter substrate-binding protein has product MDSHRNGGPSRRQFVATGIALGGAALAGCASENDGNGENGDGNGDTDGNGGEQSSSGNGSESGSYTASMAPVGEVEFDSVPENLFVTYPQYADMAVALGHDEGVNTLFAPEMAGTTMNKFYEHLEGVSFEWEGLSNPLEDGLTKEQLYELDSDIHFLDPSYPVKHNDDWDESDVDEIASSLGPWFGNFHSGVHSDPADAYADDYEYYTLWQIFERVAAVFREQERYEELKAVHDDLLARIESDLPPEEERPTAARVTLGDGQFFTYHLNTPGFWQAETRPLGANDALADHEWSGDWGTIDYETMLEEDPDVILHLWGITSRYSIDNVRETLEDHPVGSELTAVQNDRVVAGGMRYQGPIMNLFQLEMTAKQLYPDQFGEWPGYEPGQPYPDIPSDEQLFDRERVAEIVRGEF; this is encoded by the coding sequence ATGGACTCGCATCGGAACGGAGGACCGAGTCGGAGACAGTTCGTTGCAACGGGGATCGCACTCGGCGGCGCAGCACTCGCCGGGTGTGCAAGCGAAAACGACGGAAATGGGGAGAACGGGGATGGTAACGGCGACACCGACGGAAACGGTGGCGAGCAATCCTCGAGCGGCAACGGGTCGGAGAGTGGCTCGTACACGGCCTCGATGGCACCCGTCGGCGAGGTCGAGTTCGATTCCGTTCCCGAGAACCTCTTCGTCACCTACCCGCAGTACGCCGACATGGCGGTCGCGCTGGGCCACGACGAGGGCGTGAACACGCTGTTTGCGCCCGAGATGGCCGGCACGACGATGAACAAGTTCTACGAGCACCTCGAGGGCGTCTCCTTCGAGTGGGAAGGACTCTCGAACCCGCTCGAGGACGGACTCACTAAGGAGCAACTGTACGAACTCGACAGCGACATTCACTTCCTCGATCCGTCCTACCCGGTTAAGCACAACGACGACTGGGACGAAAGCGACGTCGACGAGATCGCTTCGTCGCTCGGCCCGTGGTTCGGGAACTTCCACAGCGGCGTTCACAGCGATCCCGCGGACGCCTACGCCGACGACTACGAGTACTACACGCTCTGGCAGATCTTCGAGCGCGTCGCGGCAGTCTTCCGGGAACAGGAGCGCTACGAGGAACTCAAAGCGGTCCACGACGACCTGCTCGCCCGGATCGAGTCGGACCTGCCGCCGGAAGAGGAGCGGCCGACCGCCGCACGAGTGACGCTGGGCGACGGCCAGTTCTTCACCTACCACCTCAACACGCCGGGCTTCTGGCAGGCCGAAACGCGGCCGCTCGGCGCCAACGACGCGCTGGCCGACCACGAGTGGTCCGGCGACTGGGGAACGATCGACTACGAGACGATGCTCGAGGAGGACCCGGACGTGATCCTCCACCTCTGGGGAATCACCTCCCGCTACTCGATCGACAACGTTCGCGAGACCCTCGAAGACCACCCCGTCGGGAGCGAGCTGACGGCGGTGCAAAACGACCGCGTCGTCGCCGGCGGGATGCGCTATCAGGGACCGATCATGAACCTCTTCCAGCTCGAGATGACGGCCAAGCAGCTCTATCCCGACCAGTTCGGCGAGTGGCCCGGCTACGAGCCCGGCCAGCCGTACCCCGACATCCCGAGCGACGAACAGCTGTTCGACCGCGAGCGCGTCGCCGAAATCGTCCGCGGGGAGTTCTAG
- a CDS encoding FAD-dependent monooxygenase, translated as MPGGGTDDRAADADTDADTDADDDAAITAAETDVDVAIVGGGPAGCAAGVFTARYGLETVVFDRGPSSLRRCASLENYLGFPCGIEIETFLELAQAHAEQAGCQLRNDMVESVSALEDGEGFRVVPQDGEAVTARFVIAASKYDGSYLRGLDDDETMFVTQEHDGETSERFDRDYPDDDGATPVDGLYVAGPLAGSGDQAIIAAGHGATVARTLIRGLREDEGFWGKYAGNYDWRRKVENRREEWIDPERWVELFEESAPDDYDHVTVRRLAETYADEYGSDYVEPDIAQERAERGQRRLAAALEDEIVLEAVDDDAILERARALEESATND; from the coding sequence ATGCCCGGAGGCGGGACCGACGACCGCGCGGCCGACGCGGATACGGACGCAGATACGGATGCGGACGACGATGCCGCGATCACTGCCGCCGAGACCGATGTCGACGTCGCCATCGTCGGCGGCGGCCCCGCCGGCTGTGCCGCCGGCGTCTTCACCGCCCGATACGGCCTCGAGACGGTCGTCTTCGACCGCGGCCCGTCCTCGCTCCGACGGTGTGCATCCCTCGAGAACTACCTCGGCTTCCCCTGCGGGATCGAGATCGAGACGTTCCTCGAGCTCGCGCAGGCCCACGCCGAGCAGGCGGGCTGTCAACTCCGGAACGACATGGTCGAATCGGTGTCGGCGCTCGAGGACGGCGAGGGCTTTCGAGTCGTGCCCCAGGATGGCGAGGCCGTCACGGCGCGGTTCGTCATCGCCGCCTCGAAGTACGACGGCTCCTACCTCCGCGGGTTGGACGACGACGAAACGATGTTCGTCACCCAGGAACACGACGGCGAGACCTCGGAGCGGTTCGACCGCGACTACCCGGACGACGACGGCGCCACGCCCGTCGACGGGCTCTACGTCGCCGGGCCGCTGGCCGGGAGCGGCGACCAGGCGATCATCGCGGCCGGTCACGGTGCGACGGTCGCCCGCACGCTGATCCGCGGGCTGCGAGAGGACGAGGGGTTCTGGGGCAAGTACGCGGGCAACTACGACTGGCGACGCAAGGTCGAGAACCGCCGCGAGGAGTGGATCGACCCCGAACGCTGGGTCGAACTGTTCGAGGAGAGCGCCCCCGACGACTACGATCACGTCACGGTCCGCCGCCTCGCAGAAACCTACGCCGACGAGTACGGCAGCGACTACGTCGAACCCGACATCGCCCAAGAGCGAGCCGAGCGCGGGCAGCGCCGCCTCGCCGCGGCCCTCGAGGACGAGATCGTTCTCGAGGCGGTCGACGACGACGCGATCCTCGAGCGAGCGCGGGCGCTCGAGGAATCGGCGACAAACGACTGA
- a CDS encoding ABC transporter substrate-binding protein encodes MGAVEFDGPPERWTALLPSYADMAFALGGGQTLGIQGHKRYATEAYDELPGIEYDESEIRDLNQQGIDKELFYEMDADVHFMEPNQLIHWYDWDRSDVDEIASNVGPFFGNFGRRRSDEWHDYRYYDLYEAFDLMADVFQERERYEAFVDLHETMLETVEQRLPPADQRPNAMLVYPADEPPTEFYPYRFDDGGISTKQWRDLRLNDALAAEDVGHYTGDGGTIDMETVLEVDPEILLVRGQEGASESAFRESIIEPMQDDPVASELQAVQTEAVYNAGYLDQGPIINFYQTERAAKDIYPDAFADATLFDRERVAEIVTGEF; translated from the coding sequence ATGGGGGCGGTCGAGTTCGACGGCCCGCCCGAGCGCTGGACCGCGCTGCTGCCGAGTTACGCGGACATGGCGTTCGCACTCGGCGGCGGGCAGACGCTCGGCATTCAAGGTCACAAGCGGTACGCGACGGAGGCCTACGACGAACTGCCGGGCATCGAGTACGACGAGAGCGAAATCCGGGATCTGAACCAGCAGGGCATCGACAAGGAACTATTCTACGAGATGGACGCCGACGTCCACTTCATGGAGCCCAACCAGCTCATCCACTGGTACGACTGGGACCGCTCCGACGTCGACGAGATCGCGAGCAACGTCGGTCCGTTCTTCGGAAACTTCGGTCGCCGCCGCAGCGACGAGTGGCACGACTACCGCTACTACGATCTCTACGAGGCGTTCGACCTGATGGCCGACGTCTTCCAGGAACGGGAGCGGTACGAGGCGTTCGTCGACCTCCACGAGACGATGCTCGAGACGGTCGAGCAGCGACTGCCGCCGGCCGACCAACGACCGAACGCGATGCTCGTTTACCCGGCCGACGAACCGCCGACGGAGTTCTATCCGTACCGGTTCGACGACGGTGGCATCAGCACCAAACAGTGGCGCGATCTCCGGCTAAACGACGCGCTCGCCGCCGAGGACGTGGGCCACTACACCGGTGACGGCGGCACGATCGACATGGAGACGGTGCTCGAGGTCGACCCCGAGATCCTGCTGGTGCGCGGCCAGGAAGGCGCGTCCGAATCGGCGTTCCGCGAGTCGATCATCGAACCGATGCAGGACGATCCAGTCGCGAGCGAGCTACAGGCCGTCCAGACCGAGGCCGTCTACAACGCCGGCTACCTGGATCAGGGACCGATCATCAACTTCTATCAGACGGAACGCGCCGCGAAGGACATCTACCCCGATGCGTTCGCAGACGCGACGCTGTTCGACCGCGAGCGGGTCGCCGAGATCGTCACAGGCGAGTTCTGA
- a CDS encoding DUF7537 family lipoprotein: MKRLALILIFIAVLATAAGCAGVLEEETGASGEVDGGGDETIDPETNGTDAADYPYETDDEGLAVGDLASRQAAIFDGESYVIETRETIESGDGAHEEVTTLTVDGDRTLQKTQRGFEPAPNETWLDSTTEETWIFAESSDERLVRRTSGSAERYRVVTDNWSYATDEQDVRDDLAAVLRVAGYERTAVEQADGETVVTYEGAEISRDLERMYPADEYDAFNATITVSDDGMERYAYEFDATTDGVTESIAVETTFADVGETDLERPAWVDDGYEKAPATSISIDEEAIAVALHSGDPLPENATVSLSMLEGTYYGGQLNESLEPGETLYLAVQDDGVVANVGTEPDAGEPIETEWVTISVRTEHGLVAYKDTYET; encoded by the coding sequence ATGAAGCGGTTGGCACTCATACTAATTTTCATCGCTGTACTGGCGACGGCTGCGGGCTGTGCCGGCGTTCTCGAGGAGGAAACCGGCGCCAGCGGCGAGGTGGACGGCGGGGGAGACGAGACGATCGACCCCGAAACGAACGGCACTGATGCGGCGGACTATCCGTACGAGACCGACGACGAAGGGCTCGCCGTCGGCGACCTCGCGTCTCGGCAGGCGGCGATTTTCGACGGGGAATCGTACGTGATCGAAACGCGAGAGACGATAGAATCGGGAGACGGGGCCCACGAGGAGGTGACCACGCTGACCGTCGACGGCGACCGAACGCTCCAGAAAACGCAACGGGGATTCGAACCGGCGCCGAACGAGACGTGGCTCGACTCGACGACCGAGGAGACCTGGATCTTCGCGGAGTCGTCGGATGAGCGACTCGTCCGTCGAACCAGCGGTTCAGCGGAACGATACCGCGTCGTGACCGACAACTGGAGCTACGCGACGGACGAGCAGGACGTCCGCGACGATCTCGCTGCCGTGCTCCGAGTGGCAGGATACGAACGGACCGCGGTCGAGCAGGCCGACGGTGAGACGGTCGTTACCTACGAAGGCGCGGAGATCAGTCGCGATCTCGAGCGAATGTACCCGGCCGACGAGTACGACGCGTTCAACGCGACGATCACCGTCTCGGACGACGGGATGGAACGCTATGCCTACGAGTTCGACGCGACGACGGACGGCGTTACCGAGTCGATCGCGGTGGAAACGACGTTCGCGGACGTCGGCGAGACCGACCTCGAGCGGCCGGCGTGGGTTGACGACGGGTACGAGAAGGCTCCAGCGACATCGATATCGATCGACGAAGAGGCCATCGCAGTCGCGTTACACTCGGGCGACCCGCTTCCCGAAAACGCGACGGTCTCGCTGTCCATGCTCGAGGGAACCTACTACGGTGGGCAGCTAAACGAGTCGCTCGAGCCCGGAGAGACGCTGTATCTCGCCGTTCAGGACGACGGGGTAGTGGCGAACGTCGGCACTGAACCCGACGCCGGTGAGCCGATCGAGACAGAGTGGGTGACGATCAGCGTCCGGACCGAACACGGACTCGTTGCGTACAAAGACACGTACGAGACGTAA
- the carA gene encoding glutamine-hydrolyzing carbamoyl-phosphate synthase small subunit, translating into MTEAYVALEGGHVIEGRGRAPGTARGELVFTTAYTGYEESLTDPSYEEQVLTFSYPLIGNYGVREERFEDDRVHPRAVLAKELTDDVAAWLESEGVPAVDHLDTREVVTDIRDEGAMKCGIAVGEDVTEEDALEQLEQCKAMSEHTDIGAQVSVDEVEVYGADNDGETVALVDCGAKGSIVDSLLARNAEVHVLPYDASVADVEAVDPDVLFISNGPGDPANYEQAISLVEEFVEDTPVAGICLGQQIVAEALGGTTTKMDFGHRGVNQPVLDLESGQVVMTTQNHGYTVDDPGEHLEVTQINVNDDTPEGIDGIEYDVITRQYHPEANPGPEDTLDFFDDVLAMADERTTTQAVPADD; encoded by the coding sequence ATGACAGAGGCCTACGTTGCACTGGAGGGTGGCCACGTAATCGAGGGACGTGGTCGCGCTCCGGGTACCGCTCGCGGTGAACTGGTTTTCACGACAGCCTATACCGGCTACGAGGAGAGTCTCACGGACCCCTCCTACGAGGAGCAGGTCCTGACCTTCTCGTACCCCCTGATCGGCAACTACGGCGTCCGAGAGGAGCGATTCGAGGACGACCGCGTCCACCCGCGAGCGGTGCTGGCCAAGGAACTCACCGACGACGTCGCCGCGTGGCTCGAGTCCGAGGGCGTCCCGGCGGTCGACCACCTCGACACCCGCGAGGTCGTCACCGACATCCGCGACGAGGGCGCCATGAAGTGCGGCATCGCCGTCGGCGAGGACGTCACCGAGGAAGACGCCCTCGAGCAACTCGAGCAGTGCAAGGCGATGAGCGAACACACCGACATCGGCGCGCAGGTCAGCGTCGACGAGGTCGAAGTCTACGGCGCGGACAACGACGGCGAGACCGTCGCGCTCGTCGACTGCGGCGCGAAGGGCTCGATCGTCGACTCGCTGCTGGCCCGCAACGCCGAGGTCCACGTCCTCCCCTACGACGCGAGCGTCGCCGACGTCGAGGCCGTCGACCCCGACGTGCTGTTCATCTCGAACGGCCCCGGCGACCCGGCGAACTACGAGCAGGCGATCAGCCTCGTCGAGGAATTCGTCGAGGACACGCCCGTCGCCGGCATCTGCCTCGGTCAGCAGATCGTCGCCGAGGCTCTGGGCGGCACGACGACCAAGATGGACTTCGGCCACCGCGGCGTCAACCAGCCCGTCCTCGACCTCGAGTCCGGCCAGGTCGTCATGACCACGCAGAACCACGGCTACACCGTCGACGATCCGGGCGAGCACCTCGAGGTCACCCAGATCAACGTCAACGACGACACGCCGGAGGGCATCGACGGCATCGAGTACGACGTCATCACCCGCCAGTACCACCCCGAAGCCAATCCCGGCCCCGAGGACACCCTCGACTTCTTCGACGACGTCCTCGCGATGGCCGACGAGCGGACGACGACGCAGGCCGTTCCCGCCGACGACTAA
- a CDS encoding Lrp/AsnC family transcriptional regulator, giving the protein MDDLDRQILDILRRDARTPYTEIADEIGTSEGTVRNRVERMMDDDVIERFTISTRTGNVQAMLEISVEVDVDTKAVADRMAEWDEIDFVWMVSGEQDIVLVVDAADTRGVNDLITKARNQDEVMSTKTRLILEEQLG; this is encoded by the coding sequence ATGGACGACCTGGACCGACAGATCCTCGATATCCTGCGGCGAGACGCCCGGACGCCCTACACCGAGATCGCCGACGAGATCGGGACGAGCGAGGGGACCGTCCGCAACCGCGTCGAGCGGATGATGGACGACGACGTCATCGAACGGTTCACGATTTCGACCCGCACCGGCAACGTACAGGCCATGCTCGAGATCAGCGTCGAGGTCGACGTCGACACGAAGGCCGTCGCCGATCGGATGGCCGAGTGGGACGAGATCGACTTCGTCTGGATGGTCTCTGGCGAGCAGGACATCGTGCTCGTCGTCGACGCCGCGGACACGCGCGGGGTCAACGATCTCATCACGAAGGCCCGCAACCAGGACGAGGTTATGAGCACGAAGACGCGGCTGATTCTCGAGGAACAGCTCGGCTGA